AGACGCTGAATAACAATCGTGACTGGGAAGACAGCTACCGCCAGCGCTGGCAGCACGACAAAATTGTTCGTTCAACTCACGGTGTAAACTGCACCGGTTCCTGTAGCTGGAAGATCTACGTCAAGAATGGTCTGGTGACCTGGGAAACCCAGCAGACGGACTACCCGGAAACCCGCCCCGATCTGCCTAATCATGAGCCACGAGGCTGCCCGCGTGGAGCAAGCTATTCCTGGTATGTCTATAGCGCCAACCGTCTTAAACACCCGCAAATCCGCCAGCATCTGCTGGAGATGTGGCGTGAAGCCCGAAGCCTTCATACCGATCCCGTGGACGCCTGGGCCAGCATCGTCAACTCGCCGGAAAAAACGCGTACTTACAAGCAGGCGCGCGGGCGCGGTGGTCTGGTTCGCCTGAGCTGGGATGAAGCGAACGAGATTATTGCCGCCGCTAACGTATATACAGCTAAAACCGTGGGGCCAGACCGGGTTGTCGGTTTTTCACCGATCCCGGCGATGTCGATGGTTTCCTACGCCGCGGGCGCGCGCTATCTGTCGCTTATTGGCGGCACCTGCCTGAGTTTTTATGACTGGTATTGCGATTTGCCTCCGGCATCGCCAATGACCTGGGGCGAGCAGACGGATGTTCCTGAATCGGCCGACTGGTACAACTCCTCTTACATCATTGCCTGGGGCTCTAACGTCCCGCAGACTCGTACTCCCGACGCCCACTTTTTTACCGAAGTTCGCTACAAAGGCACTAAAACCGTTGCCGTTACGCCGGATTACGCCGAGATAGTGAAGCTGTGTGACCAGTGGCTTGCGCCTAAACAGGGCACCGATAGCGCCATGGCGCTGGCGATGGGCCACGTTATTTTGAAAGAGTTTTATCTGGAACGGCCCAGCCAGTACTTCACTGATTATGCCCGCCGCTACAGCGACCTGCCGATGCTGGTGCTGCTTGAGGCCAGGGAAGATGGGCATCACGTTGCCGGGCGTATGCTGCGCGCCGCCGACTTAGTGGATGGCCTCGGTGAAGAGAATAATCCACAGTGGAAAACGGTAGCGATTGATGAAACCAGCAATGAGCTGGTGGCACCGCTCGGTTCTATTGGCTATCGCTGGGGTGAGAAAGGGCGCTGGAATTTGGAACAGCGCGCCGGGAATGGCCAGGATGTTTCGCTGCAGCTCAGCCTGCTCGGTAAGCATGATGGCGTGGCACAGGTTGGCTTCCCCTATTTTGGCGGCATCGAAAGCGAGCATTTTCGCCCGGTGGCGTTGACCGAAGTGTTGCATCGTCCGGTGCCGGTAAAACGCCTGACCCTGGCCGACGGCTCAGAAGCTATGGTAGCCAGCGTGTTCGACCTGATGGTTGCTAACTATGGGATAGCCCGCGACTGGGGTGATGAGCAGGTAGATGACTCCCTGTGCGCCAAAGACTACCGGGAAGTGAAAGCTTATACCCCGGCCTGGGCCGAGCGAATTACCGGTGTGCCACAGGCTAATATTTTGCAGGTAGCCCGCGAGTTTGCCGATAATGCGGATAAAACCCATGGCCGATCCATGGTTATTGTCGGCGCCGGTATCAACCACTGGTATCACATGGATATGAACTACCGGGGGATAATCAATCTGCTGGTATTCTGCGGCTGCGTTGGGCAAACCGGCGGTGGCTGGGCGCACTACGTCGGCCAGGAAAAACTGCGGCCGCAAACCGGCTGGCAGCCGCTGGCGTTTGCGCTCGACTGGACGCGTCCGCCGCGCCATATGAACACCACTTCATTCTTCTACAACCACTCCAGCCAGTGGCGCTATGAAACCCTGGATACCGCCGAACTGCTGTCGCCGCTGGCGGATAAATCCCGCTATAGCGGCAGCCTTATCGACTTCAACGTCCGGGCCGAGCGAATGGGCTGGTTGCCTTCTTCTCCACAGCTTAACGTTAACCCGCTGACTATTGCCGCTTCGGCGGAAGCCGCGGGCCAGTCGCCGCAGGATTATGTGGTCAACGGGTTAAAAAGCGGCGCGATTCGTTTCGCCGCCGAGCAGCCCGACCGGCCGGAGAACTCCCCGCGTAACCTATTTATCTGGCGCTCGAATCTGCTGGGCTCATCCGGTAAAGGGCATGAATACATGCTCAAGTATCTTCTGGGCACCGAGCACGGCATTCAGCAAACCGACCTCGGTTCCCAGGGGCGGCAGAAGCCGGAAGAGGTTGAATGGCTCGATGAAGCGCGCGAAGGCAAGCTGGACCTTATCGTTACGCTCGATTTCCGTATGTCCACGACCTGTCTCTATTCTGACATTATTCTGCCTACGGCCACCTGGTATGAGAAAGACGACATGAATACTTCGGATATGCATCCGTTTATTCATCCGCTTTCAGCGGCTATCGATCCCTGCTGGGAAGCGCGCAGCGACTGGGAGATTTACAAGGGCATCGCCCGCGAATTCTCCAAAGTATGCGTCGGCCATTTAGGTGAAGAGACAGACCTGGTGACTCTGCCCATTCAGCATGATTCGCCGGGTGAGCTGGGGCAAAGCGGCCAGATCCTGGACTGGAAAAAGGGTGAGTGCGACCTTATCCCTGGCAAAACCGCACCTAATCTGATGGTAGTGCAGCGTAACTACCCGCAAACCTATGAGCGCTTTACCTCGCTGGGGCCGCTGCTGGATAAGCTGGGCAACGGCAGTAAAGGTATTAACTGGGATACCAAAGAGGAGGTGGAGTTTCTCGGGCGCTTTAACCGCACCCACAGCAGCGGCAATGCCACCGGGCGACCGGTTATCGACAGCGCTAAAGACGCAGCCGAAGTTATTCTGTCACTGGCACCGGAAACCAATGGCGAAGTTGCGGTAAAAGCCTGGCGAGCGCTGGGTGAATTCACCGGACGCGATCACACTCATCTGGCACTACCTAAACAGGATGTCAAAATCCGCTTCCGGGATATTCAGGCACAGCCGCGTAAAATTATCTCCAGCCCGACCTGGTCAGGCCTGGAGGACGACCACGTTTCCTATAACGCCGGTTATACCAATGTTCATGAGCTTATCCCATGGCGCACCTTGAGCGGCCGCCAGCAGCTTTATCAGGATCATCCGTGGATGCTGGCTTTCGGTGAAAGCCTGGTGGCCTATCGCCCGCCGGTAGATACCCGAAGCGTCACGCCGTTGCTGCATGTTCGCTCCAACGGTAATCCAGAGAAGGCGCTCAACTTCCTCACGCCGCATCAGAAATGGGGTATTCACTCCACATATAGTGACAACTTACTGATGCTGACCCTGGCACGCGGTGGTCCTCTGGTCTGGATAAGCGAGACCGATGCCCGTGAGTTGGGTATTGAAGATAACGACTGGATTGAAGCGTTTAACACCAACGGCGCGCTATCGGCGCGTGCGGTGGTCAGCCAGCGAGTTCAGCCAGGCATGGTCATGATGTACCACGCTCAGGAGCGCACCATAAACGTCCCAGGTTCAGAGATTACCGGCCAGCGCGGCGGTATTCACAACTCGGTGACCAGGGTCAGCCCTAAACCGACTCATATGATTGGCGGCTATGCCCAGCTCGCCTATGGCTTTAACTACTACGGCACGGTGGGATCCAACCGCGATGAATTCGTGGTGGTGAGAAAAATGCGCCGCATCGACTGGCTCGACGGCGAAGGACACGATAGCGAACAACCGGCAGTAGTGCAGGGGGCTGCAAAATGAAAATACGTTCACAAGTTGGCATGGTCATGAACCTGGATAAATGCATCGGGTGTCATACCTGCTCGGTCACCTGTAAAAACGTCTGGACGAGCCGCGAAGGCGCGGAGTATGCGTGGTTCAACAACGTTGAGACTAAACCCGGGATCGGCTACCCGCTGGATTGGGAAGATCAGGACAAATGGAAAGGCGGCTGGATCCGTAAGATCAGCGGCAAGCTTCAGCCGCGTCAGGGCGGGCGTCTTGGGGTGATGGCCAATATTTTCGCCAACCCGCATATGCCGCAAATTGATGATTACTATGAGCCTTTTGATTTTGATTATCAGCATCTGCACAAAGCGAAAGATGGCAAAGTGCAGCCGGTAGCTCGCCCGCGCTCTCTGCTCACCGGCCAGCGGATGGATAAGATCACCCGCAGTGCCAACTGGGAAGACGATCTGGGCGGTGAGTTTGCCAAACGCGCCCAGGACACTAACTTCCGAAATGTTCAGAAAGAGATGTACGGCCAGTTCGAAAGTACCTTCATGATGTATCTGCCGCGCCTGTGCGAACACTGTCTGAACCCGACCTGTGTTTCCAGCTGCCCAAGTGGCGCTATCTATAAGCGCGAAGAGGACGGCATTGTTCTGATTGATGAAGATAAGTGCCGCGGCTGGCGGATGTGTGTCAGCGGTTGCCCGTACAAAAAAATCTACTTCAACTGGAAAAGCGGCAAATCGGAGAAGTGCATCCTCTGTTATCCGCGTATAGAAGCGGGCCAGCCGACCATTTGCTCAGAAACTTGCGTGGGCCGAATCCGCTATCTGGGCGTGGTGCTATACGACGCCGACGCTATCGAGAAAGCGGCATCGACCGAAAATGATAAAGACCTCTACGAACGTCAGCTTTCGGTATTCCTGAATCCACATGACCCGGCGGTTATTGCTCAGGCTGAAAAAGATGGCATACCGCACAACGTTATCGAAGCCGCCCAACGCTCCCCGGTCTACAAACTGGCGATGGAATGGAAACTGGCGCTGCCGCTGCACCCGGAATATCGCACTTTACCCATGGTTTGGTATGTACCGCCGTTGTCGCCGATTCAATCCGCCGCAGACGCGGGCGTGCTGCCGCATAAAGGTATCTTGCCGGATATCGAAGCGCTGCGTATCCCGGTGCAATATCTGGCTAACTTGCTGGCGGCAGGCGATACCAAACCGGTGGTGCAGGCGTTAAAACG
This genomic interval from Salmonella enterica subsp. enterica serovar Choleraesuis contains the following:
- a CDS encoding nitrate reductase subunit alpha, encoding MSKFLDRFRYFKELAEPFADGYGQTLNNNRDWEDSYRQRWQHDKIVRSTHGVNCTGSCSWKIYVKNGLVTWETQQTDYPETRPDLPNHEPRGCPRGASYSWYVYSANRLKHPQIRQHLLEMWREARSLHTDPVDAWASIVNSPEKTRTYKQARGRGGLVRLSWDEANEIIAAANVYTAKTVGPDRVVGFSPIPAMSMVSYAAGARYLSLIGGTCLSFYDWYCDLPPASPMTWGEQTDVPESADWYNSSYIIAWGSNVPQTRTPDAHFFTEVRYKGTKTVAVTPDYAEIVKLCDQWLAPKQGTDSAMALAMGHVILKEFYLERPSQYFTDYARRYSDLPMLVLLEAREDGHHVAGRMLRAADLVDGLGEENNPQWKTVAIDETSNELVAPLGSIGYRWGEKGRWNLEQRAGNGQDVSLQLSLLGKHDGVAQVGFPYFGGIESEHFRPVALTEVLHRPVPVKRLTLADGSEAMVASVFDLMVANYGIARDWGDEQVDDSLCAKDYREVKAYTPAWAERITGVPQANILQVAREFADNADKTHGRSMVIVGAGINHWYHMDMNYRGIINLLVFCGCVGQTGGGWAHYVGQEKLRPQTGWQPLAFALDWTRPPRHMNTTSFFYNHSSQWRYETLDTAELLSPLADKSRYSGSLIDFNVRAERMGWLPSSPQLNVNPLTIAASAEAAGQSPQDYVVNGLKSGAIRFAAEQPDRPENSPRNLFIWRSNLLGSSGKGHEYMLKYLLGTEHGIQQTDLGSQGRQKPEEVEWLDEAREGKLDLIVTLDFRMSTTCLYSDIILPTATWYEKDDMNTSDMHPFIHPLSAAIDPCWEARSDWEIYKGIAREFSKVCVGHLGEETDLVTLPIQHDSPGELGQSGQILDWKKGECDLIPGKTAPNLMVVQRNYPQTYERFTSLGPLLDKLGNGSKGINWDTKEEVEFLGRFNRTHSSGNATGRPVIDSAKDAAEVILSLAPETNGEVAVKAWRALGEFTGRDHTHLALPKQDVKIRFRDIQAQPRKIISSPTWSGLEDDHVSYNAGYTNVHELIPWRTLSGRQQLYQDHPWMLAFGESLVAYRPPVDTRSVTPLLHVRSNGNPEKALNFLTPHQKWGIHSTYSDNLLMLTLARGGPLVWISETDARELGIEDNDWIEAFNTNGALSARAVVSQRVQPGMVMMYHAQERTINVPGSEITGQRGGIHNSVTRVSPKPTHMIGGYAQLAYGFNYYGTVGSNRDEFVVVRKMRRIDWLDGEGHDSEQPAVVQGAAK
- a CDS encoding nitrate reductase subunit beta, which gives rise to MKIRSQVGMVMNLDKCIGCHTCSVTCKNVWTSREGAEYAWFNNVETKPGIGYPLDWEDQDKWKGGWIRKISGKLQPRQGGRLGVMANIFANPHMPQIDDYYEPFDFDYQHLHKAKDGKVQPVARPRSLLTGQRMDKITRSANWEDDLGGEFAKRAQDTNFRNVQKEMYGQFESTFMMYLPRLCEHCLNPTCVSSCPSGAIYKREEDGIVLIDEDKCRGWRMCVSGCPYKKIYFNWKSGKSEKCILCYPRIEAGQPTICSETCVGRIRYLGVVLYDADAIEKAASTENDKDLYERQLSVFLNPHDPAVIAQAEKDGIPHNVIEAAQRSPVYKLAMEWKLALPLHPEYRTLPMVWYVPPLSPIQSAADAGVLPHKGILPDIEALRIPVQYLANLLAAGDTKPVVQALKRILAMRHYKRRETVDGVVDISALNEVGLSEHQAKEMYRYLAIANYEDRFVIPTSHRELARDAFPERNGCGFTFGDGCKGSNTKFNLFNSKRIDAIDVGAKTGGQDR